The Cannabis sativa cultivar Pink pepper isolate KNU-18-1 chromosome 8, ASM2916894v1, whole genome shotgun sequence genomic interval TCGTAAACGAACCGAGCAAATGAATTATCTCCGGATGTCTTCGCGCCTCGATGCCGTCGTGGCTCGCCTAGACACCCAAGCCAAGATGACCACCATTAACAAGTCCTTTACATTCTGCAACTTGAAAGAAAAAGGGTTACAAATTGTACATAATAAGATTATTAAACCTAAAGCTTACTCATTTTCATAGTGAAGTTTgacatgttaatttttttttttctgtatcTTATCATTTACTAATTCTTAACATTCCTAAATTAAATCCCAAAATAATCCTTTGGTCAATCCAAAAAGCATCCACAAAGTCTAAAATAATaccatgaatatatatatatataaactattatGCCCTTAAAGTTGAAAAATCAGATTTCAGAGTATAAAGATAATAATATCTATCAATCCAGTTCGTAAAATTGAAAACCTGCTAACG includes:
- the LOC133030412 gene encoding ESCRT-related protein CHMP1A-like, whose translation is MGNIKKLLNQIMELNFTAKLLQRQARKCEKEEESEKLKIKKAMEKGNIDGTRIYTENAIRKRTEQMNYLRMSSRLDAVVARLDTQAKMTTINKSFTFCNLKEKGLQIVHNKIIKPKAYSFS